The following coding sequences are from one Gadus morhua chromosome 10, gadMor3.0, whole genome shotgun sequence window:
- the LOC115552028 gene encoding eukaryotic peptide chain release factor subunit 1 isoform X1, translating to MADDPSAADRNVEIWKIKKLIKSLEAARGNGTSMISLIIPPKDQISRVAKMLADEFGTASNIKSRVNRLSVLGAITSVQQRLKLYNKVPPNGLVVYCGTIVTEEGKEKKVNIDFEPFKPINTSLYLCDNKFHTEALTALLSDDSKFGFIVIDGSGALFGTLQGNTREVLHKFTVDLPKKHGRGGQSALRFARLRMEKRHNYVRKVAETAVQLFVSNDKVNVAGMVLAGSADFKTELSQSDMFDPRLQAKVLKLVDISYGGENGFNQAIELSAEVLSNVKFIQEKKLIGRYFDEISQDTGKYCFGVEDTLKALEMGAVEILIVYENLDTMRYILRLHGAEQQNNGSENGTDKNEKTLYLTPEQEKDKSHFTDKETGQEHELIESMPLLEWFANNYKTFGATLEIVTDKSQEGSQFVKGFGGIGGILRYRVDFQGMEYMGEDDELFDLDDY from the exons ATGGCGGACGACCCTAGCGCGGCGGACAGGAACGTGGAGATATGGAAAATCAAGAAGCTGATCAAAAGTTTGGAGGCCGCCCGCGG TAACGGGACCAGCATGATCTCACTGATCATTCCCCCTAAGGACCAGATATCCAGAGTGGCCAAGATGTTGGCAGATGAGTTTGGAACGGCCTCCAACATCAAGAGCAGAGTCAACAGACTGTCGGTGCTCGGGGCCATCACCTCTGTACAGCAGAGGCTAAAACTCTACAATAAAG TGCCACCTAACGGCCTGGTGGTGTACTGTGGCACCATCGTGACAGAGGAGGGCAAAGAGAAGAAGGTCAACATCGACTTTGAGCCTTTCAAGCCAATCAACACCTCTCTGTACCTCTGTGACAACAAATTCCACACAGAG GCGTTGACGGCCCTTCTGTCCGACGACAGCAAGTTTGGCTTCATCGTGATTGACGGTAGCGGGGCTCTTTTCGGCACGCTGCAGGGCAACACCAGAGAAGTGCTGCACAAGTTTACCGTGGACCTGCCCAAAAAGCACG GCAGAGGAGGACAGTCTGCCCTGCGTTTCGCCCGTCTGAGGATGGAGAAGAGACACAACTACGTGCGGAAGGTGGCGGAGACGGCCGTGCAGCTCTTCGTCTCCAACGACAAGGTCAACGTGGCGGGCATGGTCCTGGCCGGATCGGCTGACTTCAAGACCGAGCTCAGCCAGTCAGACATGTTTGACCCC AGGTTACAAGCGAAAGTCCTGAAGCTAGTGGATATCTCGTACGGTGGAGAGAACGGTTTCAACCAAGCCATCGAGCTCTCGGCGGAGGTCCTGTCCAACGTCAAGTTTATCCAGGAGAAGAAGCTCATTG GGCGGTACTTTGATGAGATCAGCCAGGACACGGGGAAATACTGCTTCGGCGTGGAGGACACACTAAAAGCGCTGGAGATGGGTGCTGTAGAGATCCTCATAGTCTATGAAAACCTGGACACGATGCGCTATATCCTGCGCTTGCACGGGGCTGAGCAGCAGAACAACGGATCCGAAAACGGTACCGATAAAA ACGAGAAGACTTTGTATTTAACGCCGGAGCAGGAAAAAGACAAGTCCCACTTCACAGACAAGGAG ACCGGGCAGGAACATGAGCTCATCGAGAGCATGCCCCTACTGGAGTGGTTCGCCAACAACTACAAAACGTTCGGAGCCACTCTGGAGATAGTCACGGACAAGAGCCAGGAGGGGTCCCAGTTTGTCAAGGGCTTCGGAGGGATCGGGG GTATTCTGCGGTACAGAGTGGACTTCCAGGGCATGGAGTACATGGGAGAGGACGATGAGCTGTTTGATTTGGATGACTACTAG
- the LOC115552028 gene encoding eukaryotic peptide chain release factor subunit 1 isoform X2 — translation MADDPSAADRNVEIWKIKKLIKSLEAARGNGTSMISLIIPPKDQISRVAKMLADEFGTASNIKSRVNRLSVLGAITSVQQRLKLYNKVPPNGLVVYCGTIVTEEGKEKKVNIDFEPFKPINTSLYLCDNKFHTEALTALLSDDSKFGFIVIDGSGALFGTLQGNTREVLHKFTVDLPKKHGRGGQSALRFARLRMEKRHNYVRKVAETAVQLFVSNDKVNVAGMVLAGSADFKTELSQSDMFDPRLQAKVLKLVDISYGGENGFNQAIELSAEVLSNVKFIQEKKLIGRYFDEISQDTGKYCFGVEDTLKALEMGAVEILIVYENLDTMRYILRLHGAEQQNNGSENDEKTLYLTPEQEKDKSHFTDKETGQEHELIESMPLLEWFANNYKTFGATLEIVTDKSQEGSQFVKGFGGIGGILRYRVDFQGMEYMGEDDELFDLDDY, via the exons ATGGCGGACGACCCTAGCGCGGCGGACAGGAACGTGGAGATATGGAAAATCAAGAAGCTGATCAAAAGTTTGGAGGCCGCCCGCGG TAACGGGACCAGCATGATCTCACTGATCATTCCCCCTAAGGACCAGATATCCAGAGTGGCCAAGATGTTGGCAGATGAGTTTGGAACGGCCTCCAACATCAAGAGCAGAGTCAACAGACTGTCGGTGCTCGGGGCCATCACCTCTGTACAGCAGAGGCTAAAACTCTACAATAAAG TGCCACCTAACGGCCTGGTGGTGTACTGTGGCACCATCGTGACAGAGGAGGGCAAAGAGAAGAAGGTCAACATCGACTTTGAGCCTTTCAAGCCAATCAACACCTCTCTGTACCTCTGTGACAACAAATTCCACACAGAG GCGTTGACGGCCCTTCTGTCCGACGACAGCAAGTTTGGCTTCATCGTGATTGACGGTAGCGGGGCTCTTTTCGGCACGCTGCAGGGCAACACCAGAGAAGTGCTGCACAAGTTTACCGTGGACCTGCCCAAAAAGCACG GCAGAGGAGGACAGTCTGCCCTGCGTTTCGCCCGTCTGAGGATGGAGAAGAGACACAACTACGTGCGGAAGGTGGCGGAGACGGCCGTGCAGCTCTTCGTCTCCAACGACAAGGTCAACGTGGCGGGCATGGTCCTGGCCGGATCGGCTGACTTCAAGACCGAGCTCAGCCAGTCAGACATGTTTGACCCC AGGTTACAAGCGAAAGTCCTGAAGCTAGTGGATATCTCGTACGGTGGAGAGAACGGTTTCAACCAAGCCATCGAGCTCTCGGCGGAGGTCCTGTCCAACGTCAAGTTTATCCAGGAGAAGAAGCTCATTG GGCGGTACTTTGATGAGATCAGCCAGGACACGGGGAAATACTGCTTCGGCGTGGAGGACACACTAAAAGCGCTGGAGATGGGTGCTGTAGAGATCCTCATAGTCTATGAAAACCTGGACACGATGCGCTATATCCTGCGCTTGCACGGGGCTGAGCAGCAGAACAACGGATCCGAAAACG ACGAGAAGACTTTGTATTTAACGCCGGAGCAGGAAAAAGACAAGTCCCACTTCACAGACAAGGAG ACCGGGCAGGAACATGAGCTCATCGAGAGCATGCCCCTACTGGAGTGGTTCGCCAACAACTACAAAACGTTCGGAGCCACTCTGGAGATAGTCACGGACAAGAGCCAGGAGGGGTCCCAGTTTGTCAAGGGCTTCGGAGGGATCGGGG GTATTCTGCGGTACAGAGTGGACTTCCAGGGCATGGAGTACATGGGAGAGGACGATGAGCTGTTTGATTTGGATGACTACTAG